From the Halichoerus grypus chromosome 3, mHalGry1.hap1.1, whole genome shotgun sequence genome, one window contains:
- the LOC118542481 gene encoding alcohol dehydrogenase E chain has protein sequence MSTAGKVIKCKAAVLWEIKKPFSIEEVEVAPPKAHEVRIKMVASGICRSDDHVVSGTFITPLPMILGHEAAGIVESIGEGVTTVKPGDKVIPLFTPQCGKCIVCKHPQGNFCLKNDLSTPRGIMQDGTTRFTCRGKPIYHFIGTSTFSQYMVVDEIAVAKIDAASPLEKVCLIGCGFSTGYGSAINIAKVTQGSTCAVFGLGGVGLSVIIGCKAAGAARIIGVDINKDKFAKAKEVGATECISPQDYKEPIQDVLKEMSGGGVDFSFEVIGRLDTMVAALSCCQESYGVSVIVGVPPNSQDLSMSPMLLLTGRTWKGAIFGGFKSKDSVPKLVADFMAKKFPLDPLITHVLPFEKINEGFDLLRSGKSIRTILTF, from the exons GTAATCAAATGCAAAGCAGCTGTGCTATGGGAGATAAAGAAACCCTTTTCCATTGAGGAGGTGGAGGTTGCACCCCCTAAGGCCCATGAAGTTCGTATTAAG ATGGTGGCCTCAGGAATCTGTCGCTCCGATGATCACGTGGTTAGTGGAACATTCATCACACCTCTCCCTATGATCTTGGGCCATGAGGCAGCCGGCATTGTGGAAAGCATTGGAGAAGGGGTGACTACAGTAAAACCAG GTGACAAAGTCATTCCACTCTTTACTCCCCAGTGTGGAAAATGCATTGTTTGTAAACACCCACAAGGCAACTTCTGCTTGAAAAATGA TCTGAGCACACCTCGGGGGATCATGCAGGATGGTACTACCAGGTTCACCTGCAGAGGAAAGCCCATCTACCATTTCATCGGCACCAGCACCTTCTCCCAGTACATGGTGGTGGATGAGATTGCAGTGGCCAAGATTGATGCGGCCTCACCATTGGAGAAAGTCTGTCTCATTGGCTGTGGATTTtctactggttatgggtctgcaATCAACATTGCCAAG GTGACCCAGGGCTCCACCTGTGCGGTGTTTGGCCTTGGAGGGGTCGGCCTGTCTGTGATCATAGGCTGTAAAGCAGCGGGAGCAGCCAGGATCATTGGGGTGGACATCAACAAAGACAAATTTGCAAAGGCCAAAGAGGTGGGTGCCACTGAGTGTATCAGCCCTCAGGACTACAAGGAACCCATCCAGGACGTGCTGAAGGAAATGAGTGGTGGCGGTGTGGATTTTTCATTTGAAGTCATTGGGCGGCTTGACACCATG GTGGCTGCCTTGTCCTGCTGTCAAGAGTCCTATGGTGTAAGCGTCATTGTAGGAGTACCTCCTAATTCGCAAGATCTCTCTATGAGCCCCATGTTGCTATTGACCGGACGTACCTGGAAAGGAGCAATTTTTGGTG gCTTTAAGAGTAAAGATTCTGTCCCCAAACTTGTGGCTGATTTTATGGCTAAGAAGTTTCCACTGGATCCATTAATAACCCATGTTTtaccttttgaaaaaataaatgaaggattTGACCTGCTTCGCTCTGGAAAGAG CATCCGCACCATCCTAACATTCTGA